GCCTGACCCGGTTTCGTCTTCTTGACGCGCGAAATTCATCGACTGGAGAATGCTTCGCGCTGTCAGCGAAACTGGCGGCGATCCTTCTTCAGCTTCCACAATAAAAGCGACATCAGGATGGATGGTGGCCTACTTTCGACTTTGAACTTTGGAGTTTGAACTTTAGTTTGCTGCCGTGAGCGACCCTTTGCCGAGCGTTACCGTCATCATCGCGGCGCGGCCTGATCAGGCAGAAACCCAGGCGGTGCCGTCGGCCCGTGCGCTGGATTACCCGCCGGCCAAGCTTGAAATTCTCATCGCCCGCGGCAAACAGCCTTCTGTGCAGCGCAATACCGCCCTGCGCGCCGCACGCGGCGAGTTGATTTACTTTTTAGACGACGATTCGGTCGCCCAAGCCGACAACCTGCGCCGCGCTGTGGCGCATTTCCGCGACCCGAAAGTGCAAATCGTCGGCGGGCCGAATCTATGTCCAGCGGACGCGCCGGCGCTGGAACAGGTTTTTGCGCTGGTACTCGGAAGCTGGCTCGCGTTCGGCCCGAGCCGCGCCCGTTATACGCCGGTCGGAGCGTTGCGCGAGACGAGCGAGAAGGAATTGATTCTTTGCAACCAACTCGCGCGCCGGGAAACGATGCTCAAATACGGCGGCTTCAACGAAGCGCTCTATCCGAACGAGGAAAACGCCTTGATGGATGACATCCAAAAGCACGGGGGAAAACTTCTCTACGACCCGGAACTGCGTGTCTATCGCCGTCCGC
Above is a window of Verrucomicrobiota bacterium DNA encoding:
- a CDS encoding glycosyltransferase, with product MSDPLPSVTVIIAARPDQAETQAVPSARALDYPPAKLEILIARGKQPSVQRNTALRAARGELIYFLDDDSVAQADNLRRAVAHFRDPKVQIVGGPNLCPADAPALEQVFALVLGSWLAFGPSRARYTPVGALRETSEKELILCNQLARRETMLKYGGFNEALYPNEENALMDDIQKHGGKLLYDPELRVYRRPRRTLSAFAKMLRTYGRGRAEQFRVNPTLGSALNFVPPLFLVYLLALPPLVCLIGRFALIPLALYALVVLLQGLAVVPRGGIVRSAGALPLIVLTHVLYGFGFWRGLFTRLGTRGQKSLTEVTLESIPT